Proteins found in one Arthrobacter pascens genomic segment:
- a CDS encoding AEC family transporter, with protein sequence MTRTAFYITNPALLFTVVAGSDIRAALGTDAPLALLSAAIVGLLYCLASFLFFRRPVAETAVGAMASSYANANNIGIPVSLYAVGTAQHVAPVLLVQLLVLAPFYLTVLSLASGSKVSWKRVLLQPFASPMIIASGLGVVVALTGWTAPDLLQKPIDMLAGGAVPMVLLAFGLSLAGRAPLQKGDGRVETLVATFLKIAGMPLVVWVLGRFVFGLDGQHLLASVIMAALPTAQNVFLFATPYGRGMSVARDVILCTTVLSIGALLVVAWLV encoded by the coding sequence CTGACCCGGACGGCCTTCTACATCACCAACCCGGCGCTGCTGTTTACGGTCGTGGCCGGAAGCGACATCCGCGCCGCCCTGGGAACCGATGCCCCGCTCGCGCTGCTCTCGGCAGCGATAGTGGGGCTTCTCTATTGCCTGGCCAGTTTCCTGTTCTTCCGGCGTCCGGTGGCTGAGACCGCCGTCGGGGCCATGGCCAGCAGCTACGCCAACGCCAACAACATCGGCATCCCGGTGTCCCTCTACGCGGTGGGGACGGCGCAGCACGTGGCACCAGTGCTGCTGGTCCAACTCCTGGTGCTGGCGCCGTTCTACCTCACCGTCCTTAGCCTGGCGTCAGGCTCCAAAGTCTCGTGGAAAAGGGTGCTGCTCCAGCCGTTTGCCAGTCCCATGATCATTGCCTCGGGACTGGGGGTCGTCGTCGCCCTCACAGGCTGGACCGCACCGGACCTGCTGCAAAAGCCCATCGACATGCTGGCCGGAGGTGCCGTGCCCATGGTGCTGCTGGCCTTCGGCCTCTCCCTCGCGGGCCGTGCACCGCTCCAGAAGGGCGACGGCCGGGTGGAAACCCTCGTGGCCACGTTCCTCAAAATCGCCGGGATGCCACTTGTTGTGTGGGTCCTGGGCCGCTTCGTCTTTGGGCTGGACGGGCAGCACCTCCTCGCCAGCGTGATCATGGCGGCGCTGCCCACCGCCCAGAACGTCTTCCTCTTTGCGACCCCCTACGGCCGCGGAATGAGCGTGGCCCGGGATGTCATCCTGTGCACCACCGTGCTGAGCATCGGCGCGCTGCTTGTTGTCGCCTGGCTTGTCTAG
- a CDS encoding IS110 family transposase, which yields MTIVAHSYPFVVGVDTHAKNHVYAIIHASTGELIATRDFPTTGAGINRSIAWVARHTGADLATLWVIEGAASYGALLAGAVGGAGYEVAEAARMDARSRHGVGKSDLLDAHRIAAAVLPLDEQQLRRPRLNEGVRAALQVLVTGRESMTTERTRTVNALTALLRANDLGLDTRKPLTGSQIAEVSRWRDREEPLALSVARSEAVRLAKRISDLDADIKTNSSKITELVEISEAAPLLQDTGFGPVTAAICLTAWSHKGRIRSEAAFTSLAGVNPIPASSGNTIRHRLNRGGDRTLNRALHLIALSRMTFDAETIRYVEKRLAGGRTKKEIRRSLKRYLAQRIYRTLNATNPSQCCA from the coding sequence ATGACTATCGTTGCGCATTCCTACCCGTTTGTCGTTGGCGTCGACACGCATGCCAAAAACCATGTCTACGCCATCATCCACGCAAGCACCGGTGAACTGATCGCCACCCGGGACTTCCCCACCACCGGGGCAGGCATCAACCGGTCCATTGCCTGGGTCGCGCGCCACACCGGCGCTGACTTGGCCACCTTGTGGGTGATCGAGGGCGCTGCCTCCTACGGGGCACTGTTGGCCGGTGCTGTCGGCGGCGCCGGTTACGAGGTTGCCGAAGCGGCGCGCATGGATGCCCGGTCCCGTCACGGGGTCGGCAAGTCCGATCTGTTGGACGCGCACCGGATCGCCGCGGCCGTCCTGCCCCTGGATGAGCAGCAGCTGCGCCGGCCACGGCTGAATGAAGGCGTCCGCGCAGCCCTGCAGGTTCTGGTCACCGGGCGGGAATCCATGACCACCGAACGTACCAGGACCGTGAACGCGTTGACCGCGCTGCTCCGTGCCAACGATCTTGGCCTAGACACGCGCAAACCCTTGACCGGATCCCAGATTGCCGAGGTGTCACGGTGGCGTGACCGGGAAGAACCACTGGCACTGTCCGTTGCCCGCTCTGAAGCGGTCCGGCTGGCCAAACGAATCAGCGACCTCGACGCGGACATCAAAACCAACAGTTCTAAGATCACCGAACTAGTCGAAATCAGCGAAGCGGCACCATTACTCCAGGACACCGGCTTCGGCCCGGTCACAGCCGCAATCTGCCTTACCGCGTGGTCCCACAAGGGACGGATACGCTCCGAAGCGGCCTTCACTTCCCTGGCTGGAGTCAACCCGATCCCGGCATCTTCCGGCAACACCATCAGGCACAGACTCAACCGGGGCGGTGACAGAACCCTGAACAGAGCCCTGCACCTGATCGCCCTCAGCAGGATGACTTTCGACGCCGAGACCATCCGATATGTCGAGAAACGACTAGCAGGAGGACGGACCAAAAAAGAGATCCGCAGGAGCCTGAAACGCTACCTTGCCCAACGGATCTACCGAACACTCAACGCGACAAATCCGAGCCAATGCTGCGCTTGA
- a CDS encoding HNH endonuclease signature motif containing protein, whose translation MKAAAAAAPDFLALTDYTEAADYASQAEDLSRCVEYLQILGAGAVDRTRTQAITDAAAARTGSGRTWIIGWDNGTETLTEAHADTDADWPHGAADPVTVGEAGFTAAAVRSAASAASVPSSPADDGCRNTAEFLRARLRISIAEAHRRISLAAAVLPRPGITGHTQPAERPELATALAAGTVASRPATIITLALDRVRHHATEDTTARMEHALTRTAAENDADFLTRIARRWTEAIDQDGTKPTDHELRQRQGAFIRPARRGQNHLEIFATPDQFEYLLTVMNTATNPRTQPRTTDKTLTGKTAGSDAHGGEATDETENDPEPGLDHRTRPQQLLDGLVGACTAALATGTLPAAGGLRPQVMVTIDYRDLLDRLEHAAAEGPRYHSRTTGATPGHGSTTAHGNTSGTGSFAFTGPVTASTVRKIACDADIIPVLLGSEGRILDIGRTTRIFPPHIRKAISARDQGCAFPGCTIPAPWCEAHHITYWSHGGTTSTDNGTLLCTHHLIHKEL comes from the coding sequence GTGAAAGCGGCCGCAGCGGCCGCTCCGGACTTCCTGGCCCTGACCGACTACACGGAAGCCGCCGATTACGCCAGCCAGGCCGAGGACCTCTCCCGGTGCGTGGAGTACCTGCAGATCCTCGGCGCCGGTGCCGTGGACCGGACCCGCACCCAGGCTATTACCGACGCAGCAGCCGCCCGCACTGGCTCCGGCCGGACGTGGATCATCGGGTGGGATAACGGCACCGAAACCCTCACCGAAGCCCATGCTGACACCGACGCCGACTGGCCCCATGGCGCCGCCGATCCCGTCACAGTTGGCGAGGCCGGCTTCACCGCCGCGGCTGTTCGATCTGCTGCGTCTGCTGCATCTGTTCCATCGTCCCCGGCTGATGACGGGTGCCGGAATACTGCCGAGTTCCTGCGTGCCCGGCTCCGGATCAGTATCGCCGAAGCCCACCGCCGGATCAGTCTCGCTGCCGCGGTGCTGCCCCGGCCCGGGATCACCGGCCACACCCAGCCGGCCGAACGCCCGGAACTCGCCACCGCCCTCGCCGCAGGGACCGTCGCTTCCCGCCCCGCGACCATCATCACCCTGGCCCTGGACCGCGTCCGGCACCACGCCACCGAGGACACCACAGCCCGGATGGAACACGCCCTGACCCGCACCGCCGCAGAAAACGACGCCGACTTCCTCACCCGCATCGCCCGCCGCTGGACCGAGGCCATCGACCAGGACGGCACCAAACCCACCGACCACGAACTCCGCCAACGCCAAGGCGCCTTCATCCGCCCAGCCCGCCGCGGACAAAACCACCTGGAAATCTTCGCCACACCCGACCAGTTCGAATACCTCCTGACCGTCATGAACACCGCCACCAACCCCCGCACACAGCCACGAACCACAGACAAAACCCTCACCGGCAAGACCGCCGGAAGCGACGCGCACGGCGGCGAGGCCACCGACGAAACCGAAAATGACCCTGAACCCGGCCTCGACCACCGGACCCGGCCTCAACAACTCCTCGACGGCCTCGTCGGCGCCTGCACAGCAGCACTGGCCACCGGAACACTCCCCGCAGCCGGAGGGCTCCGCCCCCAGGTCATGGTCACCATCGACTACCGCGATCTCCTGGACCGGCTCGAACACGCCGCAGCAGAAGGACCCCGCTACCACTCCCGAACAACCGGGGCCACCCCGGGCCACGGCAGCACCACTGCACACGGCAACACCTCCGGCACCGGGTCATTCGCGTTCACCGGCCCCGTCACCGCCTCCACGGTCCGCAAAATCGCCTGCGACGCCGACATCATCCCCGTCCTGCTCGGCAGCGAAGGACGCATCCTGGACATCGGCCGCACCACCCGGATCTTCCCGCCACACATCCGCAAAGCCATCAGCGCCCGCGACCAAGGCTGCGCCTTCCCCGGCTGCACCATCCCCGCACCCTGGTGCGAAGCCCACCACATCACCTACTGGTCACACGGCGGAACCACCAGTACCGACAACGGCACCCTCCTCTGCACCCATCACCTCATCCACAAAGAACTGTGA